A genomic stretch from bacterium includes:
- a CDS encoding electron transfer flavoprotein subunit beta/FixA family protein produces the protein MKIIVCIKQVPETGNVKIDPQTNTLIRSGVPSIINPLDMYAIEEALRWKEKLGAETLVLTMGPPQAEEALREAVSMGIDQAILLSDRRFAGADTYATAYTLSLAVQKLAPFGLIFCGKQAIDGDTAQVGPGLAEHLGIAHVAYVKKIEEIDQEKGIIRVQRLMEDGYEVLDVRLPALLTMVKEINEPRFPSLKGKMRAKKLEIPIWGADDLGGEMADFGLSGSPTQVKSIFAPPARGKGEVFTGEAAVMTQMLLKRLREQKII, from the coding sequence ATGAAAATCATTGTCTGCATCAAACAGGTGCCGGAAACGGGAAATGTGAAGATCGATCCGCAAACCAATACCCTGATTCGCAGCGGCGTTCCCAGCATCATCAATCCGCTTGATATGTACGCCATCGAGGAAGCGCTTCGGTGGAAGGAGAAACTGGGAGCAGAAACGCTGGTATTGACCATGGGGCCGCCACAGGCTGAAGAAGCCCTCCGTGAGGCTGTCTCGATGGGCATCGATCAGGCTATATTGCTGAGCGACCGCCGGTTTGCCGGTGCCGACACCTATGCTACCGCCTATACCCTTTCCCTGGCTGTCCAGAAGCTTGCCCCCTTTGGCCTGATTTTCTGCGGCAAGCAGGCGATCGATGGAGATACCGCCCAGGTTGGCCCCGGTCTTGCCGAGCATCTTGGGATTGCGCATGTCGCATATGTGAAAAAGATCGAAGAGATTGACCAGGAGAAGGGTATCATAAGGGTTCAGCGTCTCATGGAAGATGGTTACGAGGTCCTCGATGTCCGGCTGCCTGCGCTGTTAACTATGGTGAAGGAAATCAATGAGCCCAGATTTCCCTCGCTCAAGGGGAAAATGCGGGCTAAAAAGCTGGAAATTCCCATCTGGGGAGCGGATGATCTGGGTGGAGAAATGGCGGATTTCGGCCTGTCCGGGTCGCCGACTCAGGTAAAAAGTATCTTCGCCCCGCCTGCCAGAGGGAAAGGGGAAGTTTTTACCGGCGAGGCCGCGGTGATGACGCAAATGCTGCTGAAAAGGTTACGGGAACAAAAAATTATATAG
- a CDS encoding FAD-binding protein has translation MGIIIQQDRCTGCGECVLACPLGAISLVNNRLQINEQCILCQACLNVCPAEALVLEEEKKSRPSPKDRSCEGVWVFGEQRHGTISEVVYELMGEGRRLADKLGTHLGVIVLGSGMKSEAEQLLHYGADHVYLVDHPDLADFHDDSYTRVFSYLIEKYQPEIVLSGATAIGRSFIPRVAVRLKTGLTADCTALDIDLDQRLLLQTRPAFGGNIMATITTPLHRPQMATVRHKVMKKAAFSAVPHGTLRIETVPEDLISPETKVVSLVRDLTEQVNLTDADIIVSGGRGLGGPQNFQLLHDLARALGAAVGASRAAVDAGWIPYSHQVGQTGKTVCPKLYIACGISGAIQHLVGMQSSSTIVAINKDPQAPIFSVADYGLVGNLFEIVPSLTKKLQEAR, from the coding sequence ATGGGTATTATCATTCAACAGGATCGTTGTACTGGCTGCGGGGAATGCGTTTTGGCCTGTCCCCTCGGGGCCATTAGTCTTGTCAATAACCGGCTTCAGATCAATGAGCAGTGTATTCTCTGCCAGGCGTGCCTGAATGTCTGTCCAGCGGAGGCTCTTGTTCTCGAAGAGGAGAAAAAAAGCAGGCCATCGCCCAAAGACCGCTCTTGTGAAGGGGTTTGGGTTTTTGGAGAGCAGAGGCATGGGACCATATCGGAGGTGGTCTATGAACTGATGGGTGAAGGAAGACGTCTGGCAGACAAGCTGGGCACCCATCTGGGGGTGATTGTCTTAGGGTCCGGCATGAAGTCAGAGGCTGAACAGTTGCTGCATTACGGGGCTGATCATGTCTATCTGGTCGATCATCCTGACCTTGCTGATTTTCATGATGATTCTTACACCAGGGTCTTCAGTTACCTGATCGAAAAATATCAGCCGGAAATTGTCCTGAGTGGAGCAACGGCCATCGGGCGCTCTTTTATTCCGAGAGTGGCTGTCCGGCTTAAAACCGGTTTGACAGCAGACTGCACAGCTCTTGATATCGACCTTGACCAGCGCCTTCTGCTGCAAACCCGGCCAGCGTTTGGCGGCAATATCATGGCCACGATTACCACCCCGCTGCACCGGCCCCAAATGGCCACCGTGCGGCATAAGGTTATGAAAAAAGCCGCCTTTTCCGCTGTTCCCCACGGGACGCTGCGGATTGAAACCGTACCCGAAGACCTGATATCGCCTGAGACAAAAGTTGTATCCCTGGTCAGGGATCTGACCGAACAGGTCAACCTGACCGATGCAGACATCATTGTTTCCGGCGGAAGAGGACTGGGAGGACCTCAGAACTTTCAGTTGCTGCACGATCTGGCCCGCGCCCTGGGAGCTGCCGTCGGTGCATCGCGGGCTGCTGTGGATGCAGGCTGGATTCCCTATTCACACCAGGTAGGCCAGACAGGTAAGACCGTCTGCCCCAAACTCTATATTGCCTGCGGCATCTCAGGGGCGATTCAGCATCTGGTCGGGATGCAGTCCTCCAGCACCATTGTAGCCATTAACAAAGACCCGCAGGCGCCGATCTTTTCAGTAGCTGATTACGGGCTTGTCGGAAACCTGTTTGAGATTGTGCCCTCCCTGACGAAAAAGTTGCAGGAGGCACGGTAG
- the fabG gene encoding 3-oxoacyl-[acyl-carrier-protein] reductase — MSLNNKVAFITGAAQGIGKETALTLARKGAIIVAVDLNKELLLKNADEFQSLDREYFPLAMNVTDEQEVNDAVAKVIEQFQRIDILVNNAGITRDSLILRMSEAAWDSVLSVNLKGAFHCTKAVARVMLKQKKGTIINLASVVGLMGNPGQANYSASKAGLIGLTKTVARELAAKGITVNAVAPGYIDTDMTRALPQAAREKLEDAIPLKRLGTVQDVAQVIAFLASDEASYITGQVINVNGGMYM; from the coding sequence ATGAGCTTAAACAATAAGGTTGCTTTTATTACTGGAGCAGCCCAGGGAATCGGAAAAGAGACCGCTCTGACCCTGGCCCGAAAGGGGGCGATAATTGTTGCCGTTGATCTCAATAAAGAATTGCTTCTGAAAAACGCTGATGAATTCCAGAGCCTTGACCGGGAGTATTTTCCTCTGGCCATGAATGTCACCGACGAGCAGGAAGTGAATGATGCTGTAGCCAAGGTTATTGAACAATTTCAACGAATCGATATTCTGGTCAATAACGCCGGTATCACCAGGGACTCTCTTATTCTCCGGATGTCTGAAGCTGCGTGGGATTCCGTGCTCTCGGTTAATTTGAAAGGGGCTTTTCATTGTACCAAGGCTGTTGCCCGGGTTATGTTAAAGCAAAAAAAGGGAACCATTATCAATCTGGCTTCCGTGGTCGGGCTTATGGGCAATCCGGGACAGGCGAATTATTCGGCCTCAAAGGCAGGGTTGATAGGCCTGACCAAGACGGTAGCCCGGGAGTTGGCCGCCAAGGGAATTACCGTAAACGCTGTAGCTCCCGGCTATATCGATACCGATATGACCAGAGCTTTACCCCAGGCAGCCAGAGAGAAACTTGAAGATGCAATTCCGCTGAAAAGATTGGGAACTGTCCAGGATGTAGCGCAGGTTATCGCTTTTCTGGCTTCCGATGAGGCGAGTTACATTACCGGCCAGGTTATCAATGTCAACGGCGGAATGTACATGTGA
- the acpP gene encoding acyl carrier protein: MAASIEDRVKEIITEQLGVDEKEVTPDASFIDDLGADSLDTVELVMALEEEFDIEISDEDAEKIITVGDAVNYITENAKEDSE; the protein is encoded by the coding sequence ATGGCAGCTTCAATTGAAGATCGAGTGAAAGAGATCATTACGGAACAGTTGGGAGTGGATGAAAAAGAAGTTACACCAGATGCTTCTTTTATCGATGATTTGGGTGCAGACTCTCTGGATACCGTTGAGCTGGTTATGGCCCTGGAGGAAGAGTTTGACATCGAGATTTCCGATGAAGATGCGGAAAAGATCATTACGGTAGGTGATGCCGTTAATTATATTACTGAGAATGCTAAGGAAGATTCTGAATAA
- the fabF gene encoding beta-ketoacyl-ACP synthase II has translation MERRVVITGLGAVTPVGTGVDKFWKALCAGEPGIGPITRFDAQNYPTRIAGEVHDFNAEDFIPKKEIKKMDPFIHYALAASDMVMEDAGIKIDTDESSRFGVLVGAGIGGLSTIEKYHELVLQHNGPKKITPFFIPMLIINLASGQIAIRHGLKGPNSAVVTACATGTNAIGDAFRIIHRGDADGMITGGAESVITPMGVGGFCAMRALSCRNDEPARASRPFEKDRDGFVMGEGAGLLLLEEMNHAVNRGAKIYAEVIGYGMSCDAYHISAPDPEGNGAVLCMQNALRDARIEPSEVQYINAHGTSTELNDRSETEAIKKVFGPHAYRLLISAIKSMTGHLLGAAGGVEAVATALTIFHGIIPPTINYETPDPACDLNYVPNKSQRSDVQVALSNSFGFGGTNATLVLKKFEP, from the coding sequence TTGGAAAGGCGGGTTGTTATAACCGGTCTGGGGGCAGTAACCCCAGTGGGCACGGGAGTTGATAAATTCTGGAAGGCGCTGTGTGCTGGTGAGCCGGGAATTGGGCCGATTACCCGTTTCGATGCTCAAAATTATCCGACGAGGATCGCTGGCGAGGTGCATGATTTCAATGCTGAAGACTTTATACCCAAAAAAGAAATCAAGAAGATGGATCCCTTTATCCACTATGCGCTTGCTGCCTCAGATATGGTTATGGAAGATGCAGGTATCAAGATTGACACTGATGAATCCTCGCGCTTTGGGGTATTGGTTGGCGCAGGTATTGGTGGGCTTTCAACCATTGAAAAATACCATGAGCTTGTTTTGCAGCACAACGGCCCCAAAAAGATCACTCCTTTTTTTATTCCCATGCTGATTATCAATCTGGCCTCAGGCCAGATTGCTATTCGCCATGGACTGAAGGGACCAAACTCCGCGGTTGTTACCGCCTGTGCTACCGGCACGAACGCCATTGGTGATGCATTCAGGATAATCCATCGTGGAGATGCCGACGGCATGATTACCGGTGGAGCTGAATCGGTCATCACCCCAATGGGAGTGGGAGGGTTCTGTGCCATGAGGGCACTCTCGTGCAGAAACGATGAACCTGCACGAGCAAGCCGTCCCTTTGAGAAAGACCGCGACGGCTTTGTGATGGGGGAGGGTGCCGGTCTCCTTCTTCTGGAGGAAATGAACCATGCTGTCAATCGGGGTGCAAAAATTTATGCTGAAGTGATCGGCTATGGCATGTCCTGTGATGCCTATCATATCTCTGCTCCGGACCCGGAGGGAAACGGTGCTGTCCTCTGCATGCAAAATGCCTTGCGGGACGCCCGCATTGAACCTTCTGAAGTTCAATACATCAACGCTCATGGAACATCGACGGAGCTCAATGACCGGAGTGAGACCGAAGCGATAAAAAAGGTATTCGGCCCTCATGCCTACCGGCTGCTGATCAGCGCAATCAAGTCCATGACCGGACATCTTCTGGGAGCTGCCGGTGGAGTTGAAGCTGTCGCTACTGCTTTGACGATTTTTCATGGGATCATTCCGCCGACGATCAATTATGAAACTCCTGATCCTGCCTGTGATCTGAATTATGTTCCCAATAAATCTCAGCGCAGTGATGTGCAGGTGGCTCTTTCGAACTCGTTTGGTTTTGGGGGAACTAATGCTACTCTCGTGTTGAAAAAGTTTGAACCTTGA
- the rnc gene encoding ribonuclease III, with protein sequence MKELQDNIQSQFKNPAFLNQALTHKSYANEAKDRNLVIEDNERLEFLGDAILCYVITDFIMEKFPEYTEGMLSKLRAHLVSENTLASIAMKSNLGNYLLLGKGEESSGGRLKKSILADCLEAVFAGIYLDQGLEAVRAFIIQNFQPYIEEATQKNYIPDFKTILQEYVQGKLNCTPIYRVTSQNGLDHEKIFEVKLTIDQTTYGTGEGRSKKEAEQKAAYHALKKMNIDGLDF encoded by the coding sequence TTGAAAGAATTACAAGACAATATCCAATCTCAATTTAAAAATCCAGCCTTTCTTAATCAAGCCCTGACCCATAAATCATATGCCAATGAAGCCAAGGACAGAAACCTCGTTATCGAAGATAACGAGCGGCTGGAATTTCTCGGCGATGCTATTCTCTGCTATGTAATTACCGATTTTATCATGGAAAAGTTTCCCGAATATACCGAAGGAATGCTCTCAAAGCTGCGGGCTCACCTTGTCAGTGAGAATACTCTGGCCTCTATAGCCATGAAAAGTAACCTTGGGAATTATCTCCTGTTGGGGAAGGGGGAAGAAAGCAGCGGCGGAAGATTAAAAAAATCTATCCTTGCCGATTGCCTGGAGGCTGTGTTTGCCGGAATTTACCTGGATCAGGGACTGGAGGCTGTGAGGGCATTTATTATCCAGAACTTTCAACCCTACATCGAAGAGGCAACTCAAAAAAATTACATCCCGGATTTTAAGACCATTCTCCAGGAATATGTGCAGGGGAAGCTCAACTGTACACCGATTTATCGAGTCACAAGCCAGAATGGCCTGGATCATGAAAAAATCTTTGAAGTGAAATTGACCATCGATCAAACTACCTATGGAACCGGAGAGGGCCGAAGCAAAAAAGAGGCCGAGCAGAAAGCCGCCTACCATGCCTTAAAAAAGATGAACATTGATGGTTTGGACTTCTAA